TCTCTTGCACTCACACTCTCATACACTCAAAACACACAGCAGCCATCACATATAGACACACATACAGAGCAACCTCTAAATTACATAAACATATATACCCTCATCTTCTCCAAAACCtgttcttattctcacaccggaggcgtcgtgagagccaaaccccccttccggtgttattttgcaggttcccaaccagcagctacacctcatcCACGCAtagaaggtccaggaacgccgtcggacagagccgcccgctcaccggagttatcagtGTGAATATACTAGAGCAGATTGCTCGCCAAACTACTGCAGAAGGCGGATCATCTGAGATTGCCATTGATGACCGTGCAACCGACATTAACATTTTTTGCCTGTTTTTTTACAAAATCAACAGTACCTGCAGATTATTAGAATCATTGTGATCAGTCATCAGCCTTCACATTTTTAATGTTGTGTCTAAACTTGAAGATTAATTTTAATGTTTCATGTAATGTTAACTGCTTGTGCTTGCGTATTGAGAAAAAATATAAACAAGTGGTGGAAGAGTGTGAAAATTTGTCTCTCATGAACTCATCATCACCCTTACGAAAATGTCTTTAAAGCATAATAAACTACTGTTAACATGTTACTTATATTAGTTCATGTACTGTAATTGCGATTGTGATTTGGGGGAATAAGTGGATGGCTGTGTCACACATATATTATGACAGTGGCCTCAGTTTACGTCTATGAAAGCAAAAGTAACATGATTTTTAGAAACCGAGAAACAATGTGACCAGTACGCAACTAGTTGTTAATTTGATGATCAAATACAAGTCTCCGATATTAGTTTCTTCAATAACATAATTTTGTTAGAATCTTTTGCCAATAAATTGTCCCTGTATACAATCTTCTCATCTTTACAGGGGCATGGGATCAATGATAGACTTAGAACAAGCAGCTCCCACTGCTCACTTGGTGGCCATACCATTTCCAGGCAGAGGCCATATCAACCCTATGATTAATTTTTGCAAGCTACTAGCAACCAAGCATCCTGATTTTCTCATAACCTTGGTTGTCACTGAGTGGCTCGGTTTCTTAAGCTCTGAGTCCCAGCCATCGGATAATATGCTGTTCCGAACTATTCCTAACGTTATTCCTTCTGAGCTGGTTCGTGCTGCGGATCATTCCGGTTTCATAAAAGCTACATCTACAGAAATGAAAGCTCCTGTTGAGCTGGTCATAGAGGGCCTTGAGCCTAGGCCAATGGCTATTATATACGATGCGTTTTTAACTTGGGTGGTGAGTATACGGGGGAGTATTTCTAAAGCGGCGTTTTGGCCAATGTCGGCGACGGTTTTCTCCATGTTCTTGCACTACCATCTTCTTTGTCGAAACCACCATTTGCCTCTACTCAATTTATCAGGTGAGTTCAGATCATGTGCACTTTTCTTTTTGTTCCCTCTTAAAAAATATGATACAGATTTTAGATTAACTTTTTCTGCAGATACACAGTGATCAATGTGATGTAATTTGTATGACATGAACTGAACCTCGATCTACCTATTCTAACATCAGTCACCTTCTTAAAAATGGCAATTTGAGTTTGAAGCAGGGTGTATGTCAGAGCAGAACGGACATGTTAAGATGGGCATGGTCAATTAGCCACACATGTCTTTTCAAGATTAGGCATGCTTTTTtactaaatttttttattttttaataattattttaatattagaaatatccagatattacaaatataattttaaaatatttacatatatttttaatatctaaaaagttactaatttaaatgagtattatgatggtattTGATTGTTACTGTCAactaactttaattttatattcaaattcattttatattagtataataattatttattatattttattatatttaattgataaatgaCATGTCATGCGTTTTGGCAAAAAGCATGTCTTTTGTCAAAAAGCATGTCTATAGGCGTGCCTTCGGAGAGTCTGGTGACAGATACACTAGTTTGAAGGTTATGTATTATAGATGTTATTAAGTTGATTAGGTTACTTTTAGAAATGACTTGAATTTAAGTTTTATTTATTTGTGCATAACCATTTGTATTATCTGTCATTTTAAAAAAGAAAAACATACCTCTAAAGTTGACTAGAATTTTATAATTTCTTTAGCATATCTGTTCTTTAGAAAGAACAAGGTGTATGTACAATGTATCATTATCAAACATCAGTTTCTCTCATGAGAGTGTTCAGCATTGGATTTAAGGAATGGCAAACAGTCGTGAGGGAATTATACATTAAATGGTCTTAGACGGTGGAAATAGATCTCTAATCTCACTCAAATGCAGCTGATGTGTTCCTATACTACTCCTAAAAACGAAATTTAGGAAAGATTAAATTATACATGACTGTTAACTAAGTTATGCCAGAAATTTGGCATAGTCAATAGACCTCGATTAGTTCAAGATAAAATCTTCCAGATAGAAACAACTAGAATGCCCACGATTATGATACTTATCATGTGCAAATGATATATAATCTCATGTTATGACACTCGTGAAATGCAAATGATGTCTCATCTCATGAGGCAAATGATAAATATCACCGTCTGAAAGTGTATGTTTACTCTAAAACGATCAATTGCATCATTAAATACTCTAACATGCGTACCTCTACCTCTAGTAAGCTCATCTTTGACTCCTTTACTATGCTTTAGTTTTATGCAATCTTACATGAGGTATATTTGAAATTTCAAAGTATATTCAACAAAGTTAAATTCGAATTCCTAATATACCAACAATATTCATTCTGTTTTCCAAATATTCTGTTATTAAATGTATATTTGCAGAACAAGGAGACAATAAGATAGATTACATTCCCGGTGTACCATCAACACATATACTCGATCTTCCAACGACGTTCTATGGAAAAGGTGAAGAAGTCCTGTACATATGTCTTGAAGCTGTTTCATGTGCACAAAAATCAAACTATCTTCTGTTTACTTCAATGCCCGAGCTTGAGCAACAAGTTATAAATACTCTCAAAAGCGAGCTTTTTCTTCCAATCTACACCATCGGCCTGGCCATACCTTACCTCcaaatcaaaaaaaaatattgCAATAAACAAGTTGTGCCTGGTTATATAAGATGGTTAAATAAGCAAGCAGAAAACTCTGTTTTGTATATATCACAGGGAAGCTTTCTTTCTCTCTCTGATGATCAGCTGAAAGAAATTATCTCTGGAATTAATGATACAGGTGTACCTTATTTATGGGTTACACGCGTAGAAGCATCTAGAATTAATGGCGGTGATTCTGATAGTGATAGAGGAATGGTTGTGCCATGGTGTGAGCAACTTCGGGTGTTATGTCACCCTGCAGTGGGAGGCTTCTGGACACATTGTGGATGGAATTCGACTAAAGAAGGTGTCTAATCAAGTTCCGAATAGTAAAATGATTGTGGAAGATTGGGGGGTTGGCTGCAGAGTGAAGAAAGAGACAGGAGTAGAAACACTGATAAAACGAGATGAAATTGCAAGAATCGTCAAGAGGTTTATGGACTTGGACAGTGTCCAAGGAAAAGAAGTACGAAAACGAGCAAAACAACTCAAGGAGATCTCTCAACAAGCTACTGCAAAAGGTGGATCAGCTGATCATGCAATTTATGCATTCATTAAGGACATACCAAAAGCTTAAAAGCCATTAGGCAAGTTACTTATACTAAACTTTGTGTCCAAAAGTCTCCGCAGACATGGTTAACAAAAAATGATAGTGTATTAAATTATTAAGTTTCTTGTGACAAGTACGATGCCGTGTTTGTATCAAGAAAATTAAAAAGAAATGATCCTTACGGTGAATTTTTCAAATTAAGTGACTAATCtacaaattttattttaaataaatgattaaaaaaaaaagagagagagtcAATTAACCTGATAATCAAATGTTTACTTGAATTCCCCCAGCATCTTGGAACCTCCTCTGTAAGAAACTAGTTGAATATTCTCTGCTTGATATACAAATACATAAACAAATTTATCAGTACTACTATTATAGAGGAGACTCTCATCAAACAAACCCCCAATTCTAAAACCCTAAATGGCAACAAACGCTCCCAAATTCCAAAAACCCGAACTTCTACCCGCTCCAAACCCGCCCAATTACCACCCTCAAACCACCGTATCACACGACGGACTTCACTTCTACCAGTTCATGATTTCCGGGTCAATCGCCGGAATGGTTGAACACATGTCTATGTTCCCAATTGACACAATCAAGACTCAAATGCAAACCCTAAATTCTTGCCCAATTAAATCAGTTTCAATTCACCATGCTCTAACTTCAATTCTCAAATCTCAGGGTATTAGTGGATTCTATAGGGGCATTACTGCAATGGGTCTCGGTGCTGGCCCGGCTCACGCAGTTTATTTCTCTGTTTACGAGAATTGTAAGACTAGGTTTTTAGGCTCTGGGTATAATGATTCTTTAGTACATGCATTGTCTGGTGTTTTTGCTACTGTGGCTAGTGATGCGGTGTTTACGCCTATGGATGTTGTTAAACAGCGGTTACAGATGAGGAATAGTCCGTATCCGGGTGTGTTGGATTGTGTTGGGAGGGTGTTTAGGGAAGAAGGATTTAGGGGGTTTTATGCGTCTTATAAGACTACTGTTTTGATGAATGCTCCGTTTACTGCTGTGCATTTTGCAACGTACGAGGCAGTGAAAAAAGGGTTGGTTAAGGTTAAGGAGGAAAGTGGTGAGGATGAGAGTTTTGTTGTTCATGCTGCAGCAGGTGCTGCTGCTGGAGCGGTGGCTGCTGCCATTACGACTCCCCTTGATGTTGTTAAGACTCAGTTGCAGTGCCAGGTAATGAACATGTTTTGGTTTTGACGTTTATTTGTGATGCTATGGTTGTATGATgtattaatatataattttacttTATGTCTTTAAAGTGCTATTGGTATGTAAATTAGTGTAAATCAATGTGAAAGTGTGATTGAGCAACAAAAAAAATATGCGGAAGTGTGGCATCAGCTACTTAGTTACTTTGCTGCTTTTAATTGATCTTATATTCTTATATTGTGTTATTTAATCCAGGGTGAAGGAATCATTTTTTGTCAGTAAACCTGTTTAGgcatttttttgttttatttaatcTGGGGTAAACGGTAAAGGAATCTTTTTTAACATTGAACCTTGTTTAGGCATTATTACTTATAGTCTTATTTTGCCATCTTTTAATTTTGAATCATGTTTTCGCAGAAGACCATTTTTAGTGATGGTCAATTACAGACTCACGAATATGTGTAATTTGCCTTGACCTTCCTCGTCCTCTCATTACCAAGAGGAGAGGGGGTATCAGTTGTTGTGCAGTGTCGTTGTACTCTGTTTAATCATCACTGTACTAAATCTGTTAATGTTTTCTATAGTTGTAGTGGTTTGAGCTACCTAAACATTGATTGAGTTTGACAGTGTCAAGATTTGGTTATTATTGACACGGTGATACCTTAATTTCGTTACATTTATATTTATGTTGGAATTGGATGCTAATGCTATAAGATATCTGTCGGAGGTTAGGATTATTGTTGGACGGCTATAAATTTGGTCGGTGTTACTTCAGTCGATTTTTTTTTATATGATGGAATGCAGCATGGTTTATGGTGTTTCAGCGAATATGATTTCACTAGATTTTTTTACCTTGACATGTAGTTTAAAATTTTCTATAAGGTTATAGAAATGATATGCTGATAAGTATCGTGTATAACAGGGTCTGGATTCTTGTAACATGTCAAATATGGGTCATAACCATAAATTTGGAAAAACATAACAAAAAGACATTTTTTTACATAACTAAACATTTTTTGAACCATAAACTATGTTAGCTTGGTTTTAAACAAGGTGGTCAAATTTGCCTTATTATGTTGACTCAACAGAAACCTCCATTTTTTTAAGAAATCGTAATATCTTATACATACATGATACATCCATACAACTTTAATGCAATCATGGTCTAGAGTTCTTGAAATACAACAAAAGTACTGCCACAGCCAACAGTGGGGGGGTTGAGACTAAGGTTTGTGGAGAGTATAAAAGTTGAAATTTATATCTTAGCTGAAGCCTGATAAACAGGTGCAAATACCAAATGAAGTCAACTATAAATCTAATTGTAGTCTGACCATCATTAGGAGCTACGCAGAAAAGCTGCACGTCTATAATTTGTTCccatttaaatatttttttttcttttaacaGTGATCTGCACTTTTTTGTTCACAAATTATTTCTTAAATCACAAACATCCATGGTTCATGAAGTATAATACGCTACTGCATATTGACATATCTGTACATGAAAGGATCATGATagaatattaaaatattattatacaCTTTGTTTTCTTTTAAAGAATATTTTTCAGGCTACTTTCTTATTTGAAACTTATATAAATCTCTAGGGTTATGTAAAATGCACATATAATGGAGTCAGTATTGGATGGGAGAGTGAGAATATAGTTTCTCTAGATTGAGTGGTTAGACAGTATTCGGGTTTCTGCATCTGAGGAGAAGCACAAGTAATATACTCGCTGTTTCTTATTTACAGTTAGCTTCAACTTAAAAAGAATAAGATGAGGTAAAGTTCATGAATGCTCAAAAAGTATTTCTGGTCTGTTCTTTATGAATTTTCTAACTTGCAGCTGAATTAATAAGGTAATCTTGACTATGGCTTAAAGTATTGAGTTTTAGTACTTATTAAACATGCAGAAGATGAGTGTTTTTTTTTCTCTACAGCTTTAAAAGTTTTTTTTTGTTGTTGAGGCGTGAAGTTTTAGTTTTCTACTGAACCTTAAAAGTTCGTTCTAAATTTCTTAGCATGTGGCCAGACAGCTTAAACCCTTCTTATTACTTGTGCCGATCAAGGATTTAGCTTTTAAGGGGAAGGCGAGGTGAGGCAATGCCCCCTCGTTTGGTGAGGGGATCGTCTTTGTCACTTTTCTTCAATCAATCAAAAATGAGGCGATCGATTAAGCGCTTTGAGATTGATAGATTATTGATTGAGTTTGTTTAGATTTATAATTTACTGGTTCGAATTGTAGGATTTAAAGGTTTTGTTATTTcaattttcttttaatttatcaTGATTAAGGAATGTTTTGTATGCGAATTTGGAGTCTGGTTGTCGTGATTTTTAGTTCCTGAATTTGATTAGATTTAGCTTGTTAGTAAATTTGTGCAAGAGGACCAAAGAAAAATATATTAAGAGGACTTGTATGTTTAGGACTCAGCACAAAGTGGAAGTtgatatttaaatttataatttactCTGAGTTGCATCAAGTTCTTCAATAGAGTGATGTTTTCATTGTTTTGTTATTAAATGGGTCAGGGCTATATTATTGTATATTTAAAGTTCTGGAAAATTACAGCTTGATGAACTTTGTTTGGCTGATTTGGTTTACAGTGTTAATTAAGTCTTTTCATCTGGTTTCAATAAATTTTGTAAGTTCACGATTCAGTCATGCACTGTCTAAACTTTAGCTTGAGATTTTTAATTTAACACTACTACTTCATCACTACAAGTTTTAGCATATATAATGTTTCATTTCAATAATCTAGAGTTCTCTTCATGTAATGATTTAAAATGTATTTGGGCTTTTGATGTGAAAAGTTTTTAACGGGTGATACTGTCCTGAGCTTGTTTATTCTTACGCTAtgaagttcatatgatgtaatctcAAATAAGCTGATAGCCCGATCCTTTGTGCAGGGTGTCTGTGGATGCGACAGATTTAAAAGTGGTTCAATGAAAGATGTTATTAGAACTATAATAAAAAAGGATGGATATCATGGGTTAATGAGAGGATGGGTGCCAAGAATGCTCTTCCATGCTCCTGCTGCTGCAATCTGCTGGTCTACCTATGAAGctggaaaatcatttttccaagagGTCAATAGTGGTAGGAGCAACAGGAACACGAGCAGTGTCACCTGAGCGACATATACTTTTATTTGCTTGATGGATAGAGGAACGTTTATACAAGACGAGTGAAGAAATGTTCAAAGCGGTATTACTGCCTCAGAGGCTCAGCATTGTTCGAGTATAGCTGGGGTTGGAGAGGATATGAGATTCTAGATTTATCTTAAAACTTGTATACCTTTTTTATCTTTTAGCACACCTCGGGGAATTGGATTAGTGTTTTTTTTCCATTTTTATGGAGTGAGAAAGTGTCGTTTAGTAGCATATATACGTCTCTCTGAACTTTTTTATATCATCACTCCGGATAGTCTTGAAGCCTGCTACGTTGGTGGTGGTAATATTTTGTACATGTTGAAGTGTACGCACATGTTGAAGTGTTGTACGCTTGAAGAATCTTTTGTGGGTTATGTAATAAAAGTCTACGATTTTCATGCAAGGCACCAGTGGTCTAGTGGTAGAATAGTACCCTGCCACGGTACAGACCCGGGTTCGATTCCCGGCTGGTGCATGTATATATTTTTATGTTTTCCTCTTTATGAATTTTATATCTTTATATCCAGACATTGAAAGATACCCGGCTGATGCAGttctgtttttttttttttttgcttctGATTTAATGTTTACTCTTTCCGTGTTTTTACTTTTTAACTTGATACAATGAAAGCAGGCCCTAGTGCTAGTAGTTTCCATTTTCAATTTTGAAGAGCACCGGTATTAAACATGCTCTGATAACCTTTGTTTTTTTCCCCTCAAAATCATTTTACTTTCTATATCAATTGAGCGAGATTTCTCAAATAGTTAGGGGTTGATATCTCAATATAGTTAGGGTTTTATTTCTTGTCATTTCAAGTTCTGGGTTCGATTCTTGTTGGTTCCCGAAATTTGTTAGGATACATACTTAATTGTAAGGTATTTAAATCTAATTAGTCAAAAAAAACATGCTCTGGTAGATGTGGTCATTCTCTATGATTCCCTGTACACTTAAACTTCTATAAATGGTTGTGTTAAAAAAACTTCTACTAGTGGTTATGTTTAGTTTCaaagaattttaataattaatcaagATTAAAAATAAATTGCCTAAAATACTATCAATTTATTGTTTTATGTTTTGTGAGTCTAGATACATTTGGAATTTGAAATAAGGAATGAAAGGTCCGAGAATGAGAATTAATAACAATGGATGTTAAATGGCAACTCAAGGAGCATAGTTCAGCCATCCAGAGTGTTCCAATCCATACCGCTGAATTGTTAATCCAAACATGTCACTACTTGGGTTTAGAATTTTGATTCATGTTAACCAATCACATTAACCATGAACAAAACATCCCCTTATTATCATTTGTAATCCATAATTACTTTATTGAGGTCCTAATGTATTTGATCTTCAACCAGAACATATAGCTTAGGGCAAAGCCAATAAAGGTGCAGGGACCCCAACAAGGCAGTGGTGAACCTGAGGCCTGAGCTATAAATTTCCATGCAAATGATACATTGCAAAACTTTCCTATATTAAACCCTAAGACCTGGCTCAGCTAGTGAATGGGTAAGCATGGTAATCCGCTTAGCTGTAATTCAAAAAACATTGCTATATCTATGAGAAACCAATTCAATATATAACTGAATGTAGCAACTAAGACCTCATCACAATTTCTCAGTCATTACAAATTGCTGAATCATTTAAATCATTAAAATTACTATTTAGCTCTTACACAACATCATCCGCACATCCCTCAAGAAAATTTTCAGGAATGTTCAAGACAAAGATTCAGATAACTTAAAACTAGCTCTTGTTGAATTTCAAGGAACCAAATGGTAAAAAACCTGCTCACTGCCTTACAGGATGGTAGTAACACAGCAAACTATAGTTTATTAAGCACTAATATTCTCAATCTCAGCACTTCTGTCCACTCTCTTAAGAATTCCTGCTATAACCTGAAATTTTGTAAGAAGTACGGGGAAGAAAAGGTAAAGCATACATTATTCACATCATATTTTCAAGAAATGTGTTGCCTTGAAGACATTGAAAGCATGACCCTAATACTAGATATCAGTCATTGAACTCTTACCTTTCCAGGCCCCAACTCGTAGCTCTTTTTCAAACCTCTGGTTAGGAGGTTCTTTACAGTTGCTTCCCAGTGAACGGGGGAAGTTACCTATGATTCCAATGTTAAAATGAATCAATAATGCTACAAGTTACTAATAATGAGCATCAACAGAACAATTGGTAGTTTACCTGACGAGCTAATATTTTCTTAATTGTTTCAGGGTCTGCATGTGGTGTTGCATCGACATTGGATATAACTGGTATTCTTGGAATTCTTATTTCTGTTGCTGCCAAAGCAGCTTCCAATCTTGAGACAGCTGGATTCATGAAACTGGTGTGGAAAGCACCAGCAACAGCTAGACGGACCTGCAGAAGTGACAAATAAGTGATGAGGCATTGGAAGCATGGCAGCGGTTCGACAACAAAAGTATAGAGTGTGTAGTACCGTCATTCGAGCCTTAAAAGACTTAGCTTTAGCTTCTAAGACTTCCACTCCCTTGACTCCTCCTGAGACTGCATAGTTTCCCTACAGAAATAATACACAAACTATCCTCTTAGCCAGCAatcagcatatacacttttgtcACTTCCAGCTTTCCTCACTATCTCCAGAACACTGATATAATACAAAAATTCTTACTGGGCATAAGAAATTTGCAATTTGAACTCTGTTTGCTTCATCTACTTTTTCATTAGCAGCGTTACACAAAAGTTGCACCTTTTCGGCGTCCAGTCCAATGACACTAACCATGGCACTTTTAGCAGCATCTGCAGCTTCCTGTACATATGAAGCATTAACGCTATGACAAAATGTGCAATTAGCATAGCGTAAAGAGCGCAAAACTACGTCAGGTTATTTACCTGCATGGCTTGACCCCTCAATTTGACCAGCTTGAGTCCATCTTCGAAGCTAAAAAGGGGAATCGGATAATTAGATGAAAAATTTAATGATCAcataaataaatttgaatattACGAAGGTAATTGGTACGGGACTATCACATATCAACTCCGTTTATAATCTTATTAAACATTCAACAAGCCAAAAGAATGTTGGAATTGCTAAAAAATGGAAGGGGACATTACTATAGTTCTTAGAATGTTCACTGGAACTAAGCCACTCTTCAATGGTACAAATCAAAGACTGTGCATACTATATCAAGTTGCAGGGAATCTTGTATAGAACTTTCATTTAGTGAGAGACAGGTTCACAGGTAACGTGTTCAGTTAAATTGACTTGAACAACTGAAATTCCATAAACAATGCATTTCTTCAGAAGCGTAAAGCAAA
The sequence above is drawn from the Apium graveolens cultivar Ventura chromosome 2, ASM990537v1, whole genome shotgun sequence genome and encodes:
- the LOC141708074 gene encoding UDP-glycosyltransferase 87A2-like gives rise to the protein MGSMIDLEQAAPTAHLVAIPFPGRGHINPMINFCKLLATKHPDFLITLVVTEWLGFLSSESQPSDNMLFRTIPNVIPSELVRAADHSGFIKATSTEMKAPVELVIEGLEPRPMAIIYDAFLTWVVSIRGSISKAAFWPMSATVFSMFLHYHLLCRNHHLPLLNLSGVPYLWVTRVEASRINGGDSDSDRGMVVPWCEQLRVLCHPAVGGFWTHCGWNSTKEGV
- the LOC141708073 gene encoding uncharacterized protein LOC141708073, which translates into the protein MATNAPKFQKPELLPAPNPPNYHPQTTVSHDGLHFYQFMISGSIAGMVEHMSMFPIDTIKTQMQTLNSCPIKSVSIHHALTSILKSQGISGFYRGITAMGLGAGPAHAVYFSVYENCKTRFLGSGYNDSLVHALSGVFATVASDAVFTPMDVVKQRLQMRNSPYPGVLDCVGRVFREEGFRGFYASYKTTVLMNAPFTAVHFATYEAVKKGLVKVKEESGEDESFVVHAAAGAAAGAVAAAITTPLDVVKTQLQCQGVCGCDRFKSGSMKDVIRTIIKKDGYHGLMRGWVPRMLFHAPAAAICWSTYEAGKSFFQEVNSGRSNRNTSSVT
- the LOC141708075 gene encoding uncharacterized protein LOC141708075 — its product is MQAAAAVILAKPTSSISSLHLLKMASSSLLLPSISLHPKTHPASFSNYCLKPCKTFSKSRVFMSVNDGLFHDYKPTSAFFFPGQGAQAVGMGMEAQKVPAAAELFTKASEILGFDLLDVCVTGPKEKLDSTVLSQPAIYVTSLAAVEVLRAREGGQQIIDSIDVTCGLSLGEYTALAFAGAFGFEDGLKLVKLRGQAMQEAADAAKSAMVSVIGLDAEKVQLLCNAANEKVDEANRVQIANFLCPGNYAVSGGVKGVEVLEAKAKSFKARMTVRLAVAGAFHTSFMNPAVSRLEAALAATEIRIPRIPVISNVDATPHADPETIKKILARQVTSPVHWEATVKNLLTRGLKKSYELGPGKVIAGILKRVDRSAEIENISA